A genomic region of Vanessa tameamea isolate UH-Manoa-2023 chromosome 11, ilVanTame1 primary haplotype, whole genome shotgun sequence contains the following coding sequences:
- the LOC113402506 gene encoding succinate dehydrogenase cytochrome b560 subunit, mitochondrial-like has product MALFCCTRLASSSTLGNLAKFRTALGTVSYAQAASIPKITFKKFEPPKDEHHDLRNERLNRPLSPHLTIYKFQLTSMLSITHRAAGIILTGYATALGMGALMLPNDISHYITMIEGLNLSPATIFLAKAAIASPFGYHFANGIRHLYWDTAKGLTIKEVYTTGYSMLAGTIAITLFLAAL; this is encoded by the exons ATGGCTTTATTTTGCTGCACCAG ATTAGCAAGTAGCTCGACGTTAGGCAACTTGGCAAAATTTCGCACTGCTTTAGGCACTGTGTCATATGCTCAGGCTGCATCAATTCCTAAGATAACTTTTAAGAAATTCGAACCACCGAAAGATGAACATCACGATTTAAGAAACGAACGCCTAAATAGACCGTTATCTCCCCATCTAACCATCTATAAGTTTCAATTGACTAGTATGTTGTCAATTACTCATAGAGCAGCAG GTATTATTCTTACTGGATATGCAACTGCTTTGGGTATGGGAGCTCTTATGCTACCAAATGATATATCACACTACATTACAATGATTGAAGGCCTCAACTTATCACCAGCCACAATATTTCTGGCAAAAGCAGCCATCGCATCTCCATTTGGATATCATTTTGCAAATGGAATTAGACATCTTTACTGGGATACTGCTAAAGGACTGACAATAAAGGAAGTTTACACTACTGGTTATTCAATGTTAGCAGGAACAATTGCCATCACTTTGTTCCTCGCTGCCTTATAA